The DNA segment CTGAAGAGCCATGTTCAATGAATTTATCCGGCAAACCCATTCTCTTCACAACAACATTTCTAAGATTTTCCTTTTCAAAAAGTTCTAATACAGCGCTTCCAAATCCTCCTTGGATGGCATTTTCTTCAACAGTAAGGATCAAACCGCTCTCTTTTGCGACATTTATAATCATCTCCTTATCCAGAGGCTTAACGAACCTGGCATTCACAACCCCTATATTCATTCCTTCTTTTTCAAGATTTTGGGAAGCTCTCAAAGCAGGATAGACCATATTCCCAATTGCGATGATGGTCGCATCTTTTCCGCTCTTAAGTTCCTCTGCCTCTCCGATATTCAATACTTTTATCTCTTCATCCAATTGAACCCCTTCCCCTTTGCCTCTTGGATATCGAACAGCCGCAGGTCCGGGAAATTCTATAGCTGTTTTAAGCATATGCTGCAGCTCGTTCTCATCTTTTGGAGCCATGAGAACCATATTGGGAAGGGACCTCAGGTAAGTAAGGTCAAACGATCCATGATGCGTTGGCCCATCTTCTCCTACGATCCCTGCTCTATCCATGGAAAAGGTAACAGGAAGGTTCATCAAAGAGATATCATGGACAATGGGATCAAAGGCTCTCTGCAAAAAGGTAGAATAGATGGCTAAAACAGGCTTGAATCCCTCAAGGGCCAATCCTGCAGCAAAGAGGGTTGCATGAGCCTCGGCAATTCCCACATCATAAAATCTTTCTGGAATTTCTTTGGCTAAGGCGTCAAGACCAGTCCCTTCAGGCATAGCAGCAGTAATGCCAATGATCTTCTCGTCTGCTCTTGCCAGTTTTACTATGGTTTTTGAAAATACCGAGGTATAGGAAGGGGGACCAGATTTTTTTGGAACCTCACCTGTTTCTGGATTAAAAGTGGAGACGCCATGGTAAAAAATGGGTTTTTTCTCTGCTGGCTCATATCCTTTCCCCTTTTTAGTAACGACATGTATTAAGATGGGCCTCTCCAGACGTTTCGCATTTTTGAAGGTTCTGATAAGAAGAGGAAGGTTATGACCCTTAATGGGACCCACATATTTAAATCCTAGGTCCTCAAAGAGCATCCCTGGTGTGATAAATTTCCTAAAGGCCTCCTCAAACCTGCTTATTGTCTTCAGCATATGTTCTCCAATCCCTGGTATAGGCTCAAGCACACTCTTGGTATCCTTTCTGAATCTGGAATAGACCTGACCTGTTAGCACACGACTGAGATAGGCAGAGAGGGCACCCACATTTCCAGAAATTGACATCTCATTATCATTTAATATAACGATTAAATCCCTTTTTAAGTGGCCTGCCTGATTGAGGGCTTCAAAAGCTATTCCGCCAGATAAAGACCCATCGCCCACAACAGCCACGACCTTAAAATCTTCCTTTTTCATGTCTCTTGCCTCAGCCATACCTAATGCAGCAGATATGGCTGTAGAGGCATGTCCAGCATTATAGGCATCATAAATGCTTTCTTCTCTCCTGAGAAACCCGCTGATTCCTTGATACTGTCTTAATGTATGAAAGACATCTCGCCTGCCGGTCAATATCTTATGGGCGTAAGCCTGATGTCCCACATCCCATATAATCTTGTCCTTTGGAGCATCAAATATATAATGCAGAGCTATGGTTAATTCGATGGTTCCTAAATTAGAAGAGAGATGGCCGCCTGTTTTTGATACGGTTTTAATAATAAATTCCCTCAGCTCTTCAGCGAGTTGTGGGAGTTTATCTGGGGATAATTTCTTTAAATCCTCTGGGCTATTGATCTGCCCTAGTAAATTTTCCATTATTTAAGCTCTCATCCTTTCTCTTAGATGTTATGATTTTCTAAAGAGGATAAAATTAGCAATATCTTTTAAGAAAAAGGCTTTCTTCCCAAATATTTTTAAGGATTTTATTGCCTCTTCAATCAGCTGGGCTGCCTTTTGTTTTGATTCCTTTAAACCATATATGGCTGGATAGGTAGCCTTATTCTTATCCCTATCTTTGCCTGTATCCTTTCCTAAAACCTCTTTTTCCCCCTCAATATCTAAGATATCATCAATGATTTGAAATGCAAGACCAATTTTTTCACCATATTGACTGAGAGCCTCAATTTTTTTCTTGCTGCCTCCTCCTAAAAACCCCCCAGCCCGTACAGAAGCTCTTATTAAAGCGCCTGTCTTTTTCTCATGGATATAATTTACCTCATCCTTATTTAACTTTGATCCTACGGAAAGAATATCAACGGCTTGTCCGCCAACCATCCCCTCAGCACCGGCAGCAGCAGCAATTTCATTGATGGTCTTTAATAATAATTCTGGCTTAAAATTTTTTATGAGAGCGGGATCTGTTATGATCTGGAAGGCAAGGGCAAAGAGGGCATCACCTGTAAGAATGGCCATGGCCTCGCCAAATACCTTATGATTTGTCAGCCTCCCTCTTCTGTAATCATCATTGTCCATTGAGGGGAGGTCATCATGGATCAAAGAATAGGTATGGATAAGTTCTATAGCAGATGCAAAAGGAAGAAGGTTTTCTTCTTCACCTCCAACGACTTCACCTGCGGCAAGGGTGAGGATGGGTCTCAGTCTCTTTCCTCCTGAAAAGAGGCTGTATCGCATAGACTCCAAGAGCCTTGGCGGATACTTATGCTCCCAAGAGACATATTTTTCAAGAGCTTGATCTATCAGCTCCTTCTTGGCTCTCAGGGACTCTTTAATCTCTGTCTCATGCTCTTTGTTTAAATCAACCTTCATCTTCCTCTATCTCTTCAGTTTCAAAGGGTTTAGCCTTTATTTCCCCTTCCTGGTCCTTTGTTAATATCTCTATCTTTTTTTCTGCATCTTTTAGCTTCTTATTACAGATTTTGGACAGCTTGATTCCTTCCTCAAAAAGCTTTAGAGATTGATCGAGATCCAGATTCCCTTCCTCGAGCTTTCCTACAATCTCTTCCAATCTTTTTAAGGCATTTTCAAACTTTATCTCTGCCATGTTTATGCTCCTTTTAAGACCTTGTTAACCTCACAGACCATTTCACCCTTTGATACCTTTACATTAACCTTGTCTCCTTTTGATACTGAAGATGCATCTTTTATCAGCGTCATCGATGGGTATTTTTGACATATACTGTAGCCACGAGCTAATACGGATAAAGGGCTTAAGATATCGAGGGCTTCTAGGATACCCTTAAAACTTTCCCTCTTCATCACCATGCGGTATGTCATAAAATTTGTTATCTCCTTTTGCAGGGTATAGAGCGTACTTCTTATATGAGAAATCTTTGTTTTAGGAGTGAGGTGAAGAATATTCTTTTTTAGGCTGTTTGAGGCCTCACGCGTCTTATTAATGGATTGAAGTATATCCCTCTTCAATCTCATATTGAATTCGTCCACTCTTTGCTGATATTGATTGATCGTTCTTTCAGGATAGATAAAAATCTTTCTCCTCAAAATACTATCGAGGCTTGATTTTTGTTGATTGATGTAAGACATGACGCTTCTCGCGAGAAGGTCAAAGTTCATTTTAATCCTCTTAAGAAGCTCTTCTTTGCTTTGAATGACCATCTCTGCTGCTGCTGATGGAGTTGGTGCTCTTAGATCAGCCACAAAGTCTGAGATGGTGTAATCGATTTCATGCCCTATTGCAGAGATGATAGGAATCCGTGATCTGAAGATGGCCCGGGCGACCACCTCTTCATTGAAAGACCAGAGGTCTTCAATCGAACCCCCGCCCCTAGCCAGTATTAATACGTCTGCTGCCTTGGCGGAGTTCATCTCTTCTATGGCCATGGCAATCTCTTGAGCTGAACGCTCCCCTTGAACCCTGACAGGATAGATCAGCATATGGATATTGGCAAACCTTCTCTCCATGACCCTTAAGATATCTCTAATGGCTGCACCTGTTGGCGAGGTGATGATTCCTATTTTTCTGGGTAAGATAGGTATCGGCTTTTTATGTTCCTTATTAAAAAGCCCCTCCTTGGATAGCCTTTCTTTTAATTGCTCAAAGGCAAGCTGAAGAGCCCCTATTCCCTTTGGCTCCATATGTTCGATGATGATCTGATATTCCCCCCTTGGTTCATAAACACTGATATTCCCAAAGACAACCACCTGAAGGCCGTCCTCCAGTTGAAATTTTAGGTTTCTGTTCTGATATCTGAACATCACAGCCCGAAGCTGGCTCGATTCGTCCTTTAATGTCAGGTAGATATGTCCAGAAGAGGGGGTTTTTATGTTGGAAATCTCCCCCTCAACCCAGATGCTGGAAAACTTCACCTCGAGGGTATCCCGGATCATCTTTGTGATCTCGGTTACAGAATAAACCTTCTTCTCCTCTTCTAAATCCTCTGTGTCAGAATCAAAAAGGTCCATAAAAACCTCTGAAAAAAGACATAAAAAAATCTTACTCTTATGTAAGCGCTATTGTCAAGGCAAATGGAAGTTCTCAAAAAAGGACAATTTTTTAAACCTTTTTGAAAGGATTTTGGGAATAAAATCCCTTGTTCAAGTAGAAGAATTTAAGAAGATATGTTTTATTGATTTTGTGCTTGTTTTTTCGTATAATATATATAATTGAATCCCATTTATTTAATTTAACCAATTGATTTATAATAAGTTATTTTATTTTTTTCATGCGATAATCCAGCTCTATTTTTCGTTTTGGACTCTATCTGCTATTATTTTATACTAAGATGAGATTATAATCTTTTATACTTAATGCAAGGTGATTGATATGGAAAAAAGAGGTGCAAAAAAAGAGGAATTGATAACAGAATTAGAAAAACTGCGAAAGCGGATTGCCAAGCTGGAAGTATTAGAAACCGAGCATAAGAAGGCAGAGGAAGAACTCGAAAAAAAGACAGAACAGCTCATAACCCTCTTTGATTTAGGTAAGAAGATTACTTCTCTTGTCTCAAAAGAGAAACTCATCCCCTGGATAGCTAGGCAGTCAGCAAGGCTTCTTGGTGCAGATGTCTGCAAGTTCTGGTTAAAAGAGGGAAATTATTTAGTAAGGGGAGGCGGCACAAGAGAGGGTATGGAGTTGATGCAAAAGAGGAGATTAAAGATAGGGGAGAGTCTAAGCGGCATCATCGCAAAAGAAAAGAGGCCTTTGGCTGTCGAAAATGTTTTAGATGAGAAGAGATACATAAGAAAACATAGGGACGTAGCCAAGAGACTTGGATATGTATCCTTTCTTGGTGTTCCTATGATGATAGCAAAAAAAACAGTTGGTGTGATTAATATCTATACAAAAAATCCAAGAAAATTTAAAAAGACGGATATAGAGCTTTTATCTGCCTTTGCTGATATGGCTGCCTTAGCCCTTGTGAATGCCAAGCTGTTTAGAGATTTAGAACAGGAAATCGCTGAGCGAAAACTGGCAGAGGAAAAAATCCAGGAGTCTCTTGAAGAAAAAGAAATACTTCTCAAAGAGGTTTACAACAGGGTCAGGAACAACCTAGAGGTCACCTCCAGCCTGCTCGCCCTCCAGTCAGGGCTCATCAAGGATAAGGAGACTGCTCATATCTACAGAGAATGTCAGGACCGATTGAAGACCATGGTTCTTGCCCATGAGAAGATTTACCGAACCAAAGAAATAGCAAAGATCGACTTTAGGAAATACATCATAGCCCTCACAAAGACCCTCTTTTATTCTTATGGAGCGGATACAGATAAGATTGCCTTAAAGATTGATATTGACGATACTTTTCTTGATATTGACACCGCCATTCCCTGTGGACTCATCATCAATGAGTTTGTGACGAATTCACTGAAGCATGCCTTTCCCGAAGGGAGAGAGGGAGAGATTGAGATATCTTTCCATCAAAAGGGTAAAGATAAGTTAGAGTTAAAGGTAAGGAATAATGGGATTGCCCTGCCAGAAGACTTTGGTTTCAGGAATGCAAAGTCAATAGGGCTGCAGATGATTAATATCTTAGTAAACCAGCTTCAGGGCGAGGTCAGGATCAACAGAGATGTAGGAGCAGAATTTCAGATACTCTTTAGCGAAGAGAGACAGAGAAGGGATTAATCCGTTTAGTTTTTATTTCAAGCCTTTTTTCCCTATTCAATTAAAAATCAGTAGCTTAAAAACATTTTCATCGCAGATATTTTAAAAGACACACTTCTCCTCTTATAAAAACTTTCCTGATTGAAAGACTTTTATGAGGAAGGTATTTCTCCTAAAAAATAATGATTGATTAAAAAAAATTTTTTAATTATACGTTGGTTACTACCATTATAACAGTAAACAGTAACCAGCCACCGAATAGGGCAATTGCAACCAGTTTCTTCTTCATCTTTGGCCTGTCCTCCTTTCCCAAGCATTTTTTGGAATTTTTTGACTTTGAATTTAAACCCAGACAAAAAACCTTTTCTGTATATAAAAAAAATAGAAAGATGTCAACCCTAAAATTGAATTTTTTTGGTTGTTCGTTTTTCATTTGCTATTGCAAAAATAGACATATGGAAAGAAATTATAGTTATAGAAGGAACACTTAAGATAAGAAGAAATGCTTGGAATAATAAAACTTGCTCTTAACAAGGGCTTTTTTAAAAAATTATTAGCAAACATTGGTCTTATTCTATTTTTATTCCTCAGTTTTTGTTCTGTCTCACACTCAGATGAAGGATACAAATCAGAAAATCAACCAGAACCTTCATCACAGTCCAATAAAAGCAGACAAAAAGAGAGTAAAAGGGATACCCTATTTGAATTGTTTCCAGATGTTAATGCTGCGATTGAAGTTGAAGCTGTTAGCGGCGGAGATTATACTTCAGGAGTAACAAGGGAAGTTCAGTTTGACGCATTGAGAATAAAAAAGTTTTTCTTTCAATTCAGCATTAAGGAAGTAAGCCTTTTTGACCCCTCACCCAAACAGTATGACAATGAGCTGGAATATGTAGGATTGGGATATGAAACAGCAGATGGCAGGATCAAAGCCTTCTGGGATCATACATGCCATAACCCGAGCCGAAAATTATCCGAAAAGGAAAGAAACGACATTCACTGGAATGAAATAGGAATGGGGTATGAGACAAAAGGGATGAGGCTTGGTTATAAAAATGAGGGTATCACATTTGATTCGGGATCAAAATGGCTGAATCGTCTCAATTGGAAAGCCTCTCTAAGCAGAATCTGGATGAGGACAGAAAATGATTATGAATGGATGTTTAAATTCGGAATAAGGGATGATGTTTACAGAATGGGTAAACAGGTCTTTTTCTTCCAGTCAAGCCTTGACTCCATCTATGATGACAGGGGGATTAACTTCAACGCAAATCTTGAGATAGGGGACAGAATCTCTTTTGCTGAAAATATCTACCTCATTCCCTTTGTCTCCTACAGGCATTTTAATGATTGGTATGCTCTGGGAGAAGAAGAGAATTTCTTTTCAGCTGGCCTGCGCTTGGAAATGGGTTTGGGCCAAAGAATTTCTGAGGGCATTTCAGATATAAAGAAATCAACGATTTCATGGGCTCCGAAATTTCATATTTATGGGGGTTATACGAATATCATTGAGAATGACGATTTTGGCCACAGCAGTGAAATCGCTATTGACACAGACCTTTTGCAATTAGACCAAAATAAGACATTCAGACTCAATACCTATGCAGGAATTCTCACACGGCCTCATGATTATAACCCTCATAATGTGAAGTATGAGATAGGGCCTTCTCTGGAGATTAACTTAGATCATCTTGACTTTAAAATTTTTCATTCCTATGCCACCCTTTATGGTCTTGATGATGAGGGTGTGATCAGGGATTATCATCTTCTTGGCTTAGGACTCAAGAACAAGAAGGCTTCTCATTGGAGTTTTGATGCGAATATCGGCGCTTATCCGTTAACAAAAGATTTCGATTACTGGGGTGATGCAAGCGGAAGCCTGGGTTTTCAATTGCTCAAGGAAGGGATAACCCCATATATACAAAGCTCAGGTCATTTTTTGCAGGGGGATGATAATTCCTTATTTGGTCATGCCATTGAGGGAGGGATGAAGATTCCTGGGAAAAGAGGGAGCTTAAGTCTCTATTTCCGTTACCAGGATGATAGTGATGTTTTCAAATTTGGAAAAGGAATACAGAGACTGGCTGGAATCAAATTTAAGTTTTAATAATCGGCGACATCACGAATAGATAATAATATCTTCTATTCGCCGCTTTGGAACATGATGTTTATTCTCTTTGTCGCGCCAGTATTTGATATCCCCATCTGCATCAACCTCTTCAATGATCACAGTCTCTTTTGGCTTTCCGAGAGCCAGAACAAGGAGGATCTGATAACGGGATGGTATATTAAGGGCCTTTTGGAGTTCATCTCTTTTTACTGAACCAACCATACACCCGCCCAAACCTTTTTCAGTTGCACCCAGAAGAATGCTTAGCGCTGCAATCCCATGATCACAGCCAAAGTTCTGGGTTATTTCTCTATCTCCTAAAATGATAATATAAGCTGAAGGCTTTTCTCCCTCTTTTGGCCCGTCCCAATCTTTAAGATAACCAGCCCAGACCAGATGGGGAAAAATCAAAGCGTTTTTTTCCGGGTCAGAGGAAAGAAAATATTTTAAAGGTTGTAGATTGGCTGCCGATGGAGAAAGTCTTGCAAGCTCAACAAGCTCTTTGAGTGTTCTGGGTTCGATGGCAACATTCTGATGAAATCTTCTGTAGCTTCTATTGCTTTTTATTAAATCTTTGATCATTTCAAACACCTCAAATTTGTTAAATAATTTATCTACGTTTTAACAATTCATTGGGATTCAGTCAATAGATGATTGCAGTTTGTGAGATGAGTGATGGTGAAAAGGCAGGTAAAAAATAATGACGACAACGTTTTGAAAAAGCTTTTTGTTCATTTCTTGCTTGTTCAAGAAACGAGAGGGATTAAAAGCATTCATAATGTCCTGAAAAGCAGGGATTATACAATCCCCAAAACAGTCCTTGCTTGTTTGACATATTCTGGCAAAAAATTATATACTTAGTATTAGTGCGGATAGCGCAAATGGTTGATCGGGATATTCTGCGAAAAAAATCTCATTTCTCTGAAAGAACGGGTTCTGAACAGAGCTTGATCATATAATGAACAGCCTTTTTCACTCAATAATAAATAGAAATTTCAACTTATGGGAATAGAATTCAGCATCAGAAAATTCGCATATCCGATAAGCATCTTGAAATTAAGACGATTTCTCGAAAAGAGCCAGTGGTTTTCCGAAGAAGAACTAAAAGAATACCAGAACAAAAGGCTCAAAGAGATATTAGAACACTGCTATGAAAATGTCCCCTACTATCGAAATCTTTTTCATACGCTTAAACTAAAACCGGACGACTTTAAAGATACCGAAGACCTGAAAAAGCTCCCTCTGCTCACCAAGGACATCATAAGAAAAAACTTTCACCTGCTCACCGCAAAGAACAGCAAAAAATTCCGGCCCTTTCTTTACAAAACATCGGGCACAAGCGGAAACCCCCTGGAATTTTATCTGGATAAACCGATGCATATTCTGGAGTTCTGCTATTACTGGCGCCACTGGTCATGGGGAGGGTACAGGCTCGGCGATCCCTTTCTGGACTTTGCTTTTGAATATTTTAATGATAGGAATATTGAAGATATTTCCTATTACCTGCCTCTCACAAGACACCTGATATTCAATTCGACGCAGGTCTCTTTTGCAAACCTGGACAGATTTGTAACCCAGATCAGAAAACACAAACCGCTTTTCCTGAAAGGTCTGCCCTCGACAATTGCCACCTTTGCCCTTTTGCTGGAAAAGGCCGGCTATACCGATATTTCTTTCAAGGCTGTTTTTACTGTTGCAGAAATGCTGCTGCCGCATCATAGACAGATTATAGAAAAAGCCTTTCACTGCCGCATACTCGATTCCTACAGTCATATGGAATCCACAGTGGCGGTGTCTCAGTGCCCGCACGGGAGTTACCATGTCAATTCGGAATACGGCGTATTTTCGATTGAAGAAAAAGAGCAGATAAGTGATTATGGGGGAGATAAGGTCGGTGAGATCATAGGAACTTCTCTCCATAATTTTGCCATGCCCTTTCTCAGGTATAAAACCGGGGATCTGGCAGTAGACAATTCCTCTGGCGAGAAATGCCCATGCGGACGGGGGCTCCCTTTAGTTAAAAATATTGTCGGAAGGACCCTCGGGGTTTTCATAACACCCGATAACAGATTTGTTTCCGGTATGGCGATACCGATCGATTATATCGAAGGGATCTTATGGTATCAGTTTATTCAGGAGAGCAAAAAGAAATTCATAATAAAAATAACCAAAAGAGAC comes from the Nitrospinota bacterium genome and includes:
- the dxs gene encoding 1-deoxy-D-xylulose-5-phosphate synthase, producing the protein MENLLGQINSPEDLKKLSPDKLPQLAEELREFIIKTVSKTGGHLSSNLGTIELTIALHYIFDAPKDKIIWDVGHQAYAHKILTGRRDVFHTLRQYQGISGFLRREESIYDAYNAGHASTAISAALGMAEARDMKKEDFKVVAVVGDGSLSGGIAFEALNQAGHLKRDLIVILNDNEMSISGNVGALSAYLSRVLTGQVYSRFRKDTKSVLEPIPGIGEHMLKTISRFEEAFRKFITPGMLFEDLGFKYVGPIKGHNLPLLIRTFKNAKRLERPILIHVVTKKGKGYEPAEKKPIFYHGVSTFNPETGEVPKKSGPPSYTSVFSKTIVKLARADEKIIGITAAMPEGTGLDALAKEIPERFYDVGIAEAHATLFAAGLALEGFKPVLAIYSTFLQRAFDPIVHDISLMNLPVTFSMDRAGIVGEDGPTHHGSFDLTYLRSLPNMVLMAPKDENELQHMLKTAIEFPGPAAVRYPRGKGEGVQLDEEIKVLNIGEAEELKSGKDATIIAIGNMVYPALRASQNLEKEGMNIGVVNARFVKPLDKEMIINVAKESGLILTVEENAIQGGFGSAVLELFEKENLRNVVVKRMGLPDKFIEHGSS
- a CDS encoding farnesyl diphosphate synthase, whose amino-acid sequence is MKVDLNKEHETEIKESLRAKKELIDQALEKYVSWEHKYPPRLLESMRYSLFSGGKRLRPILTLAAGEVVGGEEENLLPFASAIELIHTYSLIHDDLPSMDNDDYRRGRLTNHKVFGEAMAILTGDALFALAFQIITDPALIKNFKPELLLKTINEIAAAAGAEGMVGGQAVDILSVGSKLNKDEVNYIHEKKTGALIRASVRAGGFLGGGSKKKIEALSQYGEKIGLAFQIIDDILDIEGEKEVLGKDTGKDRDKNKATYPAIYGLKESKQKAAQLIEEAIKSLKIFGKKAFFLKDIANFILFRKS
- the xseB gene encoding exodeoxyribonuclease VII small subunit, whose amino-acid sequence is MAEIKFENALKRLEEIVGKLEEGNLDLDQSLKLFEEGIKLSKICNKKLKDAEKKIEILTKDQEGEIKAKPFETEEIEEDEG
- the xseA gene encoding exodeoxyribonuclease VII large subunit; this translates as MDLFDSDTEDLEEEKKVYSVTEITKMIRDTLEVKFSSIWVEGEISNIKTPSSGHIYLTLKDESSQLRAVMFRYQNRNLKFQLEDGLQVVVFGNISVYEPRGEYQIIIEHMEPKGIGALQLAFEQLKERLSKEGLFNKEHKKPIPILPRKIGIITSPTGAAIRDILRVMERRFANIHMLIYPVRVQGERSAQEIAMAIEEMNSAKAADVLILARGGGSIEDLWSFNEEVVARAIFRSRIPIISAIGHEIDYTISDFVADLRAPTPSAAAEMVIQSKEELLKRIKMNFDLLARSVMSYINQQKSSLDSILRRKIFIYPERTINQYQQRVDEFNMRLKRDILQSINKTREASNSLKKNILHLTPKTKISHIRSTLYTLQKEITNFMTYRMVMKRESFKGILEALDILSPLSVLARGYSICQKYPSMTLIKDASSVSKGDKVNVKVSKGEMVCEVNKVLKGA
- a CDS encoding histidine kinase dimerization/phosphoacceptor domain -containing protein; amino-acid sequence: MEKRGAKKEELITELEKLRKRIAKLEVLETEHKKAEEELEKKTEQLITLFDLGKKITSLVSKEKLIPWIARQSARLLGADVCKFWLKEGNYLVRGGGTREGMELMQKRRLKIGESLSGIIAKEKRPLAVENVLDEKRYIRKHRDVAKRLGYVSFLGVPMMIAKKTVGVINIYTKNPRKFKKTDIELLSAFADMAALALVNAKLFRDLEQEIAERKLAEEKIQESLEEKEILLKEVYNRVRNNLEVTSSLLALQSGLIKDKETAHIYRECQDRLKTMVLAHEKIYRTKEIAKIDFRKYIIALTKTLFYSYGADTDKIALKIDIDDTFLDIDTAIPCGLIINEFVTNSLKHAFPEGREGEIEISFHQKGKDKLELKVRNNGIALPEDFGFRNAKSIGLQMINILVNQLQGEVRINRDVGAEFQILFSEERQRRD
- a CDS encoding nitroreductase family protein, whose product is MIKDLIKSNRSYRRFHQNVAIEPRTLKELVELARLSPSAANLQPLKYFLSSDPEKNALIFPHLVWAGYLKDWDGPKEGEKPSAYIIILGDREITQNFGCDHGIAALSILLGATEKGLGGCMVGSVKRDELQKALNIPSRYQILLVLALGKPKETVIIEEVDADGDIKYWRDKENKHHVPKRRIEDIIIYS